The DNA segment GCCGCGCCAGATCTGCGGGAGCGTGCTCTGGTAGGCGAGCACGACGGCGGCGAGCGAGACGACGGAGGCGAGCGCCATGATCCAGCCGGCGAGCCAGCTCACGGTGGGGCCGGCCAGGCGCTTGCTCCAGTTGTAGACGGAGCCGGCGACCGGGTAGCGCGCGGCGAGTTCGGCGAAGCAGAGCGCCACGGCGAGCTGGCCGGCGAAGACCATCGGCCAGGACCACCAGTAGGCGGGGCCGCCGTTCGCGTAGCCGAAGGAGAAGAGCTGGAACGTGCCGGTCAGGATCGAGATGTAGCTGACTCCCGCGGCGAAGCTGCCGAAGCGGCCGATGCCGCGGGTGAGGGTCTGCCGGTAGCCGGACTCGGCCATGCCGTCGTCGGACATCGGCGCCTCCATGCACGGGGTCGGGCGCGTGCCCGGCCAGGATGGCAGGCGCCGGCGGGAGGCGGGGTGCGGAAGCACGGAAGGGGGGTGGGGGCGGGTGGTGATGGGGCTGGGAGGAGAGGTCGGGCGCCTCTGCGCCTGGGCGGCGGGGTCTCGATACGCCGCTGGCACGGCTGCTCGACCAGCAGGGAGGAACCGACTCCAGCGCGTCTGCTCCTCGCGTGGGTCAGCGCGGGGTCGGTGGGCCGAAGACGAGGATCAGCTCGGCGGGGGCGTCCGACTCGTTGGCGACTCCGTGGTGGCTGCCGGCCGGGGCGTAGAGGGCGTCGCCCGCGCGCAGCACGGCGCTCTCGCCGTCGACGGTCATCACGACCTCGCCGAGCACGACCACGTAGAGCTCGTCGGAGCTCTCGGGCGAGCAGCTGCCGGCGTCGCCCGCGAGGTGCACGTGCTCGCCCTCGGAGGTGCCCGGCTCGAGGTGGAAGCGCATCACCGAGCTCGGCAGTGCGGTCGTGGCGCGGAAGTAGTACTCCAGATCGAGCACGCCCGAGCCGCCGTAGAGCGGGCGGCGGCGCGCATCCTCGCCGGATCTCTGGATCTGCACGGGTCCCCCTCCTCGGTCGCGGCGGCGGACCGCGCACGTGCTTCCAGGATGGCGGGCGCGGGCGCCGCAGCGCGACCTCTCACTCCCCCTGCCGCCCCGTGAGCAGAACGTTACGGACCGGCAACGGCCGCGAAATCGGCCGGAGTCTGCGCCGGTGATGCACTGAGGCCACTCGCTCCACTTCACCCCCTCCCCCCGGAATGGATCACGATGCCCGACCTCTTCTCCCCGTACACGCTCAAGGGCGTGACCCTCCGCAACCGCATCGCGATGTCGCCGATGACGATGTACCGCTCGACCGACGGCAAGCTGGACGACTTCCACCTGATGTATCTCGGTGCCCGTGCGGCCGGCGGGTTCGGCCTCGTCTTCCCCGAGCAGATCGCGATCACGCCCGACGGACGCACCACAGTGCACTGCGCCGGCCTCTACGACGACGACCAGATCGAGGGCCACAAGCGCGTGGTCGACATGATCACGTCGATGGGCGGCGTCGCCGCGATCCAGCTCGGCCACACCGGCCGTAAGGGCAGCCTCGTCACCCCGTGGGAGGGCGGCTCCATGCTCCCGCCCGAGCACGAGGCCGGCTGGCAGACCCGCGCGCCCTCCGCGATCGCCTACGGCGGCGACATGCCCTACGTGCCGCGCGCGCTGACCGTCGACGAGATCGCGCAGCTGATGCAGGACTACGCCGACACCGCCGCGCGCGCCGTCGAGGCCGGCTACGAGTGGGTCGAGATGCACTTCGCGCACGGCTACCTCGGCAGCGAGTTCTTCTCGCCGCTCGCCAACCAGCGCACGGACGCCTACGGCGGCAGCCTCGAGAACCGCACCCGGTTCCACCTCGAGGCCCTCGACGCGGTGCGCGCGGTGCTCCCCGAGCGCATCCCCCTGACGATGCGGCTCGGCGTCGACGACCTGCACCCGGGCGGCGCGACCGTCGACGAGTCGATCACGGCGATCGGCTGGATGAAGGAGCACGGACTCGACCTGGCCGACGTGAGCATCGGCTTCAACACCGACGCCATGCAGGGCGACATCCCGATCGGCAAGCTGGGCGGCATGGTCGGCACGGCCACCCGGATCCGCGAGGAGGTGGGCATCCCGGTCGCCGCCAGCTGGAACCTCGGACAGCCCGAGATCGCCAACCGGGTGATCGAGGAGGACCTGCTCGATCTGGTCTACCTCGGCCGCCCCGCGCTGGCCAACGCGCACTGGCCGGTCTACGCGGCCCGCGCCCTGGGCTACGAGGACCCGTTCAGCCTCGTCCCCGAGGACTGGGCGTGGTGGCTCCGCAACCTGCGGGGCGCCTCCGAGGCGATCGGCTGGCCGGCCGCCGCCCCCACGCGGCTCGGCGCACCCGCCGTGACCGCGGCGGCGCCCGTCGTGCGGCAGTCGCACGAGGTCGTCGAGCTCGAGCCGGCGGTGGAGGAGGAGCGCGAGGTCGCGTGACGGCGCGCGGGAGGGGGACGCTCCTCCTCCCGCGCCCTCAGCCCAGAAGGGGCGCCGCGACCGGCGGGGTCACTCCGAAGGCCGACACGTCCTCGCTGGTCGCGCCGTCGAGGGCGAGCTCGGCGAGCACGCGGCCGATGGTCGGCGTGAACTTGAAGGCGTGCCCGGCGCCGAGCCCGACCAGGATGTCGGGGTGCTCGTCGAGCGGCCCGAGGACGAAGCGGCGGTCGGGCGTCAGCGCGTACTGGCAGGTGACGGTCCGCAGCACCTCGCCGGCGGTGGGGAGCACGGCGCCGACGAAGCCCGTCAGCTCCTCCAGCAGCTCGGGCGACGGCACGAAGGTGCGCTCGCGCGGCGCCATCAGGTTGTCGGAGACGTCGCGCGCGGCCTTGATCGTCGGCTCGCCGTAGGTCGGGAAGCCGTAGAAGCAGTGCTCGTCCTCCCAGATCCAGACCGGGAAGCGCTCGCGATCGAAGGCGCTCGGCTCGGCCGGCGCGAAGTAGCTGACCTGCTCCTGCATCGTGACGAGCGGGATCTCGGCGCCGAGCGGCGCGAGCAGCTCGTTCGTCCAGGCGTCCGCGGCGAGGATCACCTTGCCCGCGAGCACGTCGCCGCCCGCGGTGCGCAGGACGACCCCGTCCTCGCCGGGGAGCAGCGCCTCGACCGGCGTGCGGTCGCGGATCACGGCGCCGTGCTGCCGGGCGCGCAGCTGCAGCACGGCGACCGTGCGGGCGGCGTGCACGATGCCGGAGTCGGCGGTGTACACCGTCTGCGTGCCCTCCGGCAGCGAGAACTGCGGCCAGCGCGAAGTGACCTCGGCCGGCGTGAGCAGCTCGAACGGGACTCCGCTCTCGGTGAGGCTCGACCGGAACGCCTCGGCGGAGTAGGGGCTGCCGGCCGGGAAGAACACCAGCCCGCCCGTGATCGTGACGAGCGACTCGCCCGACTCCGCCTCGAGGTCGGCCCAGTCGAGGTACGCCGACTGCGCGAGCCGGACGTACTCGGGGGCGCCGTAGGAGGTGCGCAGGATGCGCGAGGTGTCGTGCGAGGCGCCGCGGACGTGGCCGAGCTCGAACTGCTCGAACGCGACGACCCGGGCGCCGCGGCGGGCCAGGTGGTAGGCGGCGGCGCTGCCGAGAGCGCCCATTCCGACGACGGCGACGTCGAACTTCTCCATGCTGATGCTTCGCTTCCGTGGATCGGTGAGGGCCGCCGGGATCGACGGCCCGGGTGACAGGGTCAGAGGACCTTGGACAGGAACGCGCGGGTGCGCTCGTGCTGCGGGTGGGCGAGTATCCGCTCGGGCGGCCCCGACTCGACGACGACGCCGCCGTCCATGAAGGTCACCGTGTCGGCGACCTCGCGGGCGAAGCCGATCTCGTGGGTGACGACGATCATCGTCATGCCCTCGGCGGCGAGGTCGCGCATCACGTCGAGCACCTCGCCGACCAGCTCGGGGTCGAGCGCGGAGGTCGGCTCGTCGAAGAGCATCAGGCGGGGTCGCATCGCGAGGGCGCGAGCGATGGCGACCCGCTGCTGCTGACCGCCGGAGAGCGAGCGCGGGTACGCGTCCGCCTTGGCGCCGAGGCCGACCCGGTCGAGCAGCACGCGGGCGCGGGCCGTGGCGTCCGACACCTTCTCGCGGCGGACCAGGACGGGCGCCTCGATCAGGTTCTCCAGCACGGTGAGGTGCGGGAAGAGGTTGAACTGCTGGAAGACCATGCCGATCTCACTGCGCCGCGTCGCGATCTCGGCGTCGCGCAGCTCGTGCAGACGGCCGTTGTGGCGGCGGTAGCCGACCAGCTCGCCGGCGACACTGATCGTGCCCGCGTCGATCTTCTCGAGGTGGTTGATGCAGCGGAGGAAGGTGCTCTTGCCCGAGCCGGACGGGCCGAGCAGGCAGGTCACCTCGCCCGGCGCGACGGTCAGGTCGATGCCGCGGATGACGAGGTTGCCGCCGTACTGCTTGTGCACGCCGGTCGCCTGGACCATGGGCGCGGTCACAGCGCTCCCTCCCCTCGGGCGGCGGGCCGCGGCCTCGCGCTCGCGAGCAACGCCCCGAGCGGGGTCGGGCCCTGGACGATCCGGTCGCCACGGGAGAAGCGCCGCTCGATCATCCGCTGACCCGCGCTGAGGACCGTGGTGACGAGCAGATACCAGAGGCTGACGGTGATGAGCAGCGGGATCACCTCGAAGTTGCGGGAGTAGATGGTCTGGGCGGCGAAGAGGATGTCCGGGATCGCGATCACGCTCACCAGAGACGTCGTCTTCAGCATCGAGATCGTCTGGTTGCCGGTCGGCGGGATGATCACCCGCATCGCCTGCGGCAGGACGATCCGGCGGAAGACCTGGGCCTTGCGCAGCCCGAGCGCCTCGGCGGCGTCGACCTGGCCGGGGTCGACCGAGAGCAGGCCCGCGCGGACGATCTCGGACATGTAGGCGCCCTCGTTGAGCCCGAGGCCCAGGATCGCGGCGAGGAACGGGCTGATCAGCACGTTGGTGTCGGCGCTGGCGAAGGTGGGGCCGAACGGGACGCCCAGGCTGAGCTCGGGGTAGAGCGCGGCGAGGTTGAACCAGAAGATCAGCTGCACCAGGAGCGGCGTGCCGCGGAAGAAGGCGACGAACGCGCCCGCGGCCGTGGCGACCACGAGCGTCTGCGACTGCCGGCCGACGGCCATCAGGACGCCGATGAGGATGCCGACGACCATCGCGATCACGGTGAGCAGGAGCGTGGTGCCGAGTCCGCGGAGGATCCGCCCGTCGAGGAAGTAGCCGAAGACGCTGCCCCACTCGAAGTTGGGATTGGTCGCGACCGAGTGGGCGAGCAGCGCCGCGAGCACGAGGATCACGACGGTCGCGGCCCGCCGGCCCCAGTGCCGGACGGGGACCACGGTCTCGGGCGG comes from the Rathayibacter festucae DSM 15932 genome and includes:
- a CDS encoding cupin domain-containing protein, with the protein product MQIQRSGEDARRRPLYGGSGVLDLEYYFRATTALPSSVMRFHLEPGTSEGEHVHLAGDAGSCSPESSDELYVVVLGEVVMTVDGESAVLRAGDALYAPAGSHHGVANESDAPAELILVFGPPTPR
- a CDS encoding NADH:flavin oxidoreductase/NADH oxidase, encoding MPDLFSPYTLKGVTLRNRIAMSPMTMYRSTDGKLDDFHLMYLGARAAGGFGLVFPEQIAITPDGRTTVHCAGLYDDDQIEGHKRVVDMITSMGGVAAIQLGHTGRKGSLVTPWEGGSMLPPEHEAGWQTRAPSAIAYGGDMPYVPRALTVDEIAQLMQDYADTAARAVEAGYEWVEMHFAHGYLGSEFFSPLANQRTDAYGGSLENRTRFHLEALDAVRAVLPERIPLTMRLGVDDLHPGGATVDESITAIGWMKEHGLDLADVSIGFNTDAMQGDIPIGKLGGMVGTATRIREEVGIPVAASWNLGQPEIANRVIEEDLLDLVYLGRPALANAHWPVYAARALGYEDPFSLVPEDWAWWLRNLRGASEAIGWPAAAPTRLGAPAVTAAAPVVRQSHEVVELEPAVEEEREVA
- the solA gene encoding N-methyl-L-tryptophan oxidase; its protein translation is MEKFDVAVVGMGALGSAAAYHLARRGARVVAFEQFELGHVRGASHDTSRILRTSYGAPEYVRLAQSAYLDWADLEAESGESLVTITGGLVFFPAGSPYSAEAFRSSLTESGVPFELLTPAEVTSRWPQFSLPEGTQTVYTADSGIVHAARTVAVLQLRARQHGAVIRDRTPVEALLPGEDGVVLRTAGGDVLAGKVILAADAWTNELLAPLGAEIPLVTMQEQVSYFAPAEPSAFDRERFPVWIWEDEHCFYGFPTYGEPTIKAARDVSDNLMAPRERTFVPSPELLEELTGFVGAVLPTAGEVLRTVTCQYALTPDRRFVLGPLDEHPDILVGLGAGHAFKFTPTIGRVLAELALDGATSEDVSAFGVTPPVAAPLLG
- a CDS encoding amino acid ABC transporter ATP-binding protein, with protein sequence MTAPMVQATGVHKQYGGNLVIRGIDLTVAPGEVTCLLGPSGSGKSTFLRCINHLEKIDAGTISVAGELVGYRRHNGRLHELRDAEIATRRSEIGMVFQQFNLFPHLTVLENLIEAPVLVRREKVSDATARARVLLDRVGLGAKADAYPRSLSGGQQQRVAIARALAMRPRLMLFDEPTSALDPELVGEVLDVMRDLAAEGMTMIVVTHEIGFAREVADTVTFMDGGVVVESGPPERILAHPQHERTRAFLSKVL
- a CDS encoding amino acid ABC transporter permease, which gives rise to MTAVEQRATTTAPPETVVPVRHWGRRAATVVILVLAALLAHSVATNPNFEWGSVFGYFLDGRILRGLGTTLLLTVIAMVVGILIGVLMAVGRQSQTLVVATAAGAFVAFFRGTPLLVQLIFWFNLAALYPELSLGVPFGPTFASADTNVLISPFLAAILGLGLNEGAYMSEIVRAGLLSVDPGQVDAAEALGLRKAQVFRRIVLPQAMRVIIPPTGNQTISMLKTTSLVSVIAIPDILFAAQTIYSRNFEVIPLLITVSLWYLLVTTVLSAGQRMIERRFSRGDRIVQGPTPLGALLASARPRPAARGEGAL